The Ruania alba genome has a window encoding:
- the secF gene encoding protein translocase subunit SecF: MASFARFGNDLYTGKRSYDIVGHRRRWFTAAVILVLLSALVLGVRGLNAGIEFTGGSQFTVSGTSTPEEDLAHDVLSDVGTEHVARVTIVGGDTVQVQTERLSDIETTETAAQLADAYGVPTEDVTSSFVGPNWGQDVTAKALQSLIIFLVLVSVVMALYFRRWTMAVGALVALLHDVIFTVGIYAAIGFEVTPATVIGFLTILGYSLYDTVVVFDKVRENTAELDEQTRYTYAEGANLAVNQTLVRSINTSVVGVLPVAAILFIGALLLGAGTFRDIALALFIGMIASTASSIFIATPLHALLESRRPHILEHTAQVEARREAVVAQARERDEEPELIGTGGLVAGAHQGQRAQPRRKRGRK, translated from the coding sequence ATGGCAAGCTTCGCCAGGTTCGGCAACGACCTCTACACAGGCAAGCGTTCCTATGACATCGTCGGCCACCGTCGCCGGTGGTTCACCGCCGCAGTGATCCTGGTGCTGCTCTCGGCGCTCGTGCTCGGGGTGCGTGGGCTCAACGCCGGTATCGAGTTCACCGGTGGCTCCCAGTTCACCGTGTCCGGAACGTCCACCCCGGAGGAAGACCTCGCGCACGACGTGCTCTCCGACGTCGGGACCGAGCATGTCGCTCGGGTGACCATCGTGGGTGGCGACACGGTGCAGGTACAGACCGAGCGCCTCAGCGATATCGAGACCACTGAGACGGCTGCTCAGCTCGCCGATGCCTACGGTGTACCCACCGAGGACGTGACGTCCTCGTTCGTCGGCCCGAACTGGGGACAGGATGTCACCGCCAAGGCGTTGCAGAGCCTGATCATCTTCCTGGTGCTCGTGAGCGTCGTGATGGCGCTGTACTTCCGCCGGTGGACGATGGCGGTGGGCGCCCTGGTGGCGTTGCTGCACGATGTGATCTTCACCGTGGGCATCTACGCGGCGATCGGGTTCGAGGTCACCCCGGCCACCGTGATCGGCTTCCTCACCATCCTCGGCTACTCCCTGTACGACACGGTGGTGGTCTTCGACAAGGTGCGCGAGAACACGGCTGAGCTCGACGAACAGACCCGGTACACCTACGCCGAGGGCGCGAACCTGGCGGTGAACCAGACGCTGGTGCGCTCCATCAACACGTCGGTGGTGGGTGTGCTCCCGGTGGCTGCCATCCTGTTCATCGGCGCGCTCCTGCTCGGTGCCGGGACCTTCCGGGACATCGCGCTCGCGCTGTTCATCGGCATGATCGCTTCGACGGCATCGTCGATCTTCATCGCCACCCCGTTGCACGCCTTGCTGGAGTCACGCCGCCCGCACATCCTCGAGCACACAGCGCAGGTGGAGGCGCGTCGGGAGGCGGTGGTGGCGCAGGCCCGCGAGCGTGACGAGGAGCCGGAACTCATCGGGACCGGCGGCCTCGTCGCCGGTGCCCACCAGGGCCAGCGTGCCCAGCCGCGTCGCAAGCGAGGCCGGAAGTGA
- a CDS encoding RelA/SpoT family protein codes for MSEDLAADRGASTEVTPPARVRSRLVRFGGRGSAPPAAIDPLIQVVRSNHPKGDLSLIERAYRVAERAHTGQIRKSGDPYITHPVAVATILAELGMTPPTLAAALLHDTVEDTDYSLDDLRREFGEEIAVLVDGVTKLDKVTYGEAAQAETVRKMVIAMARDIRVLVIKLADRLHNARTWRYVSAGSAQRKARETLEIYAPLAHRLGMNTIKWELEDLSFATLYPKVYEEIVHLVAERAPAREEFLSVVRTQVTEDLRGAKIKATVTGRPKHYYSIYQKMIVRGRDFAEIYDLVGVRVLVDSVRDCYAALGALHARWSPVPGRFKDYIAMPKFNMYQSLHTTVIGPTGKPVEIQIRSHDMHRRAEYGVAAHWKYKENARAGARTSSEADAMPWLRQLVDWQRETADPGEFLDSLRFEMSGAEVYVFTPKGDVLALPGGATPVDFAYAVHTEVGHRTVGARVNGRLVPLESTLDNGDTIEVFTSRAEGAGPSQDWLGFVKSPRARNKIRSWFSKERREEAVDSGKTLIAKAMRKQNLPMQRLLNHNTLVAVADEMRYTDVTALYAAVGEGHVSAANVVNKLVISLGGEDGQEEDLAEITRPGTTRRTRAGDPGIIVRGMDVGDMWTKLAKCCTPVPGDPIVGFITRGAGISVHLEDCSNVEGLRRQPERMIDVEWAPGVQSVFLVQIQVEALDRNGLLSDVTKVLSDNHVNILSANVATSHDRVAISKFVFEMAEPSHLGHVLRAVRNIDGVFDVFRTTGSRAEKQVSSS; via the coding sequence ATGAGTGAGGACCTCGCGGCGGATCGGGGGGCGAGCACTGAGGTGACGCCTCCGGCGCGAGTGCGCTCACGCCTGGTCCGGTTCGGCGGACGCGGATCGGCGCCTCCAGCAGCGATCGATCCGCTGATCCAGGTGGTGCGCAGCAACCACCCCAAGGGGGACCTCAGCCTCATCGAGCGTGCGTACCGGGTGGCCGAGCGCGCGCACACCGGCCAGATCCGCAAGAGTGGCGACCCCTACATCACGCACCCGGTGGCCGTGGCCACGATCCTGGCCGAGCTGGGCATGACACCCCCGACCCTCGCGGCGGCCCTCCTGCACGACACGGTGGAGGACACCGACTACTCGCTGGACGACCTGCGCCGCGAGTTCGGCGAGGAGATCGCCGTGCTGGTGGACGGCGTCACCAAGCTCGACAAGGTCACCTACGGTGAGGCCGCCCAGGCTGAGACGGTCCGCAAGATGGTGATCGCGATGGCCAGGGACATCCGGGTGCTCGTGATCAAGCTCGCCGACCGCCTGCACAACGCCCGCACCTGGCGTTACGTCTCGGCCGGCTCGGCCCAACGCAAGGCGCGTGAGACGCTCGAGATCTACGCGCCGCTGGCGCACCGTCTCGGGATGAACACGATCAAGTGGGAGCTCGAGGACCTCTCCTTCGCCACGCTGTACCCGAAGGTCTATGAAGAGATCGTGCACCTCGTGGCCGAGCGTGCACCGGCACGCGAGGAGTTCCTCTCGGTGGTCCGTACGCAGGTGACCGAGGACCTGCGTGGTGCGAAGATCAAAGCGACGGTGACGGGGCGCCCGAAGCACTACTATTCGATCTATCAGAAGATGATCGTGCGTGGCCGCGACTTCGCCGAGATCTATGATCTCGTGGGTGTACGCGTACTGGTGGACTCGGTGCGCGACTGCTACGCCGCACTCGGAGCGCTGCATGCGCGATGGAGCCCGGTGCCGGGGCGGTTCAAGGACTACATCGCGATGCCGAAGTTCAACATGTATCAGTCCTTGCACACGACGGTGATCGGTCCGACGGGCAAGCCCGTGGAGATCCAGATCCGGAGTCATGACATGCACCGCCGTGCGGAGTACGGTGTGGCGGCGCACTGGAAGTACAAGGAGAACGCACGCGCCGGCGCCCGGACCAGTTCTGAGGCCGATGCCATGCCGTGGTTGCGTCAACTGGTGGACTGGCAGCGTGAGACGGCCGACCCGGGGGAGTTCCTGGACTCGCTCCGCTTCGAGATGTCCGGTGCCGAGGTGTACGTGTTCACCCCCAAGGGTGACGTGCTCGCCCTCCCGGGTGGTGCCACCCCGGTCGACTTCGCCTATGCCGTACACACCGAGGTCGGTCACCGCACGGTGGGCGCCCGGGTGAACGGACGACTGGTTCCGCTCGAGTCCACCTTGGACAACGGCGATACGATCGAGGTGTTCACCTCCCGTGCCGAGGGGGCCGGCCCCAGCCAGGACTGGCTGGGATTCGTGAAGAGCCCACGCGCACGGAACAAGATCCGCTCCTGGTTCAGCAAGGAACGCCGCGAGGAAGCGGTGGACTCCGGGAAGACCCTCATCGCCAAGGCGATGCGCAAACAGAACCTCCCGATGCAGCGCCTGCTCAACCACAACACCCTGGTGGCCGTCGCCGACGAGATGCGCTACACCGACGTGACGGCGCTGTACGCCGCCGTCGGTGAGGGACATGTGTCCGCGGCGAACGTCGTCAACAAACTGGTCATCTCACTCGGCGGCGAGGACGGGCAGGAGGAGGACCTGGCCGAGATCACCCGTCCGGGAACCACACGGCGCACCCGCGCCGGGGACCCGGGAATCATCGTCCGGGGCATGGACGTCGGCGACATGTGGACCAAGCTGGCGAAATGCTGCACGCCGGTCCCCGGCGACCCGATCGTCGGGTTCATCACCCGTGGAGCGGGGATCTCGGTGCACCTGGAGGACTGCTCCAACGTCGAGGGCCTGCGGCGGCAGCCGGAGCGGATGATCGACGTCGAGTGGGCGCCCGGGGTGCAGAGCGTGTTCCTCGTGCAGATCCAGGTGGAGGCGCTCGATCGCAACGGTCTGCTCTCCGATGTGACCAAGGTGCTCTCCGACAACCACGTGAACATCCTGTCCGCGAACGTTGCCACGTCCCACGACCGGGTCGCCATCTCGAAGTTCGTGTTCGAGATGGCCGAGCCGTCGCACCTCGGCCACGTGCTGCGGGCTGTGCGCAACATCGACGGCGTGTTCGATGTGTTCCGTACCACCGGTTCCCGCGCGGAGAAGCAGGTCAGCAGCTCCTGA
- a CDS encoding DUF349 domain-containing protein, producing the protein MTEPQPQPDHDKASETVSSEQQSQVPTEAQTPDPAVSAPSAGDTPSSEATPRGADQESNEAEKPAADAAPVEESPAPDAAPEEESPAPEAEPSTETAPPSPVPTPAEVPKPSAIPTPAAIAPKARPRPPASPAPATTTGHEVPGVPTSPVTDPEAPPMDPAEVAAASEFGHVAEDGTVSVREASGERVVGQFPDVTEADALSLYIRRYLDLKAQVDLFEARIAQLTIKDLDSTQHSLADALEAPAAVGDLDGLRARFEDLKAVATDRRRQINAEREEARAHALAERTTIVEKAEQIAAMDPARVQWKAQGQALRDLLETWKAAQKAGPRIDRPSEDALWKRFAAARSTFDKNRRQFFAELDKTHAEAKQVKERLIERAESLSHSTEWGPTTLAYRDLMAEWKAAGRASRKEDDALWARFRAAQDVFFEARNASNAQVDAEYGQNLTVKLALLEEAEALVPVGDLKEAKARLRDIQDRWEEAGKVPRGDLQRVEGRMRAVEQAIRDADQQEWRQKNPRVRARAEGAAAQLEEAIAGLEADLEKAKASGNERAITAATEALEARRAWLAQVLRAADDTR; encoded by the coding sequence GTGACTGAGCCCCAGCCCCAGCCCGACCACGACAAGGCGAGCGAGACCGTGAGCAGCGAGCAGCAGTCCCAGGTTCCGACCGAGGCTCAGACACCCGACCCGGCAGTGTCCGCCCCGAGCGCAGGAGACACACCCTCGAGCGAAGCCACGCCCCGGGGCGCGGACCAGGAGAGCAACGAGGCCGAGAAGCCGGCCGCGGACGCCGCACCGGTCGAGGAAAGCCCGGCACCCGACGCCGCACCGGAGGAGGAAAGCCCAGCACCGGAAGCAGAGCCGTCCACCGAGACCGCGCCCCCCTCCCCCGTGCCCACCCCGGCCGAGGTGCCGAAGCCTTCCGCCATTCCCACTCCGGCCGCGATCGCGCCCAAGGCCCGGCCCCGACCGCCCGCCTCGCCCGCACCGGCGACCACCACCGGCCACGAGGTGCCCGGCGTCCCGACGTCCCCGGTCACCGACCCCGAGGCGCCGCCGATGGATCCTGCCGAGGTGGCAGCAGCCAGCGAGTTCGGCCACGTCGCCGAGGACGGCACGGTCTCCGTCCGGGAGGCCAGCGGTGAGCGTGTGGTCGGGCAATTCCCCGACGTCACGGAGGCGGACGCCCTCTCGCTGTACATCCGCCGCTACCTCGACCTCAAGGCGCAGGTGGATCTGTTCGAGGCCCGGATCGCTCAGCTGACCATCAAGGACCTGGACAGCACGCAGCACAGCCTCGCCGATGCTCTGGAGGCTCCCGCCGCCGTCGGGGACCTGGACGGGCTGCGCGCGCGATTCGAGGATCTGAAGGCCGTGGCGACCGACCGCCGTCGGCAGATCAATGCCGAACGTGAAGAGGCGCGGGCGCACGCGCTCGCCGAGCGCACCACGATCGTCGAGAAGGCGGAGCAGATCGCTGCCATGGACCCGGCTCGGGTGCAGTGGAAGGCCCAGGGGCAGGCGCTCCGGGATCTGCTGGAGACGTGGAAGGCAGCACAGAAGGCTGGTCCGCGCATCGACCGGCCCTCCGAAGACGCCCTGTGGAAGCGATTCGCCGCCGCCCGGTCCACCTTCGACAAGAACAGGCGTCAGTTCTTCGCCGAGCTCGACAAGACCCACGCTGAGGCCAAACAGGTCAAAGAGCGGCTCATCGAGCGAGCAGAATCGCTCTCCCACTCCACCGAGTGGGGTCCCACCACGCTCGCCTACCGCGATCTGATGGCGGAGTGGAAGGCCGCTGGGCGGGCGTCCCGCAAGGAGGACGACGCCCTCTGGGCCAGGTTCCGCGCCGCACAGGATGTCTTCTTCGAGGCTCGCAACGCCTCCAATGCGCAGGTCGATGCCGAGTACGGGCAGAACCTCACCGTCAAGCTGGCGCTGCTCGAGGAGGCCGAGGCACTGGTGCCGGTCGGCGACCTCAAGGAGGCCAAGGCCAGGCTGCGTGACATTCAGGACCGCTGGGAGGAGGCGGGGAAGGTTCCGCGCGGGGACCTGCAGCGGGTGGAGGGCCGCATGCGTGCGGTGGAGCAGGCCATCCGGGACGCTGACCAGCAGGAGTGGCGGCAGAAGAACCCTCGCGTGCGTGCCCGCGCCGAGGGGGCGGCCGCCCAGCTGGAAGAGGCCATCGCCGGCCTGGAGGCCGACCTGGAGAAGGCGAAGGCGTCCGGCAACGAGCGGGCCATCACGGCGGCGACCGAGGCTCTCGAGGCACGCCGTGCCTGGCTGGCGCAGGTGTTGCGCGCCGCCGACGACACTCGCTGA
- a CDS encoding adenine phosphoribosyltransferase, with product MSPLPVPTGLQQLITARVRSVPDYPTPGVVFRDITPLLSDGTAFSAVVGHLADTFGGEVDTVAGVEARGFLLAAPLAAVLGCSLVAVRKAGKLPPPVLRTNYHLEYGEASIELSEGAVAAGARVAVLDDVLATGGTAAATCELLERAGATVTGLGFLIELAALRGREQLIGRVVHPLVSY from the coding sequence ATGAGTCCGCTGCCCGTACCGACCGGCCTGCAGCAGCTCATCACCGCGCGAGTCCGGTCGGTCCCGGACTACCCGACACCGGGGGTGGTGTTCCGCGATATCACCCCGCTGCTCTCGGACGGCACGGCGTTCTCCGCCGTCGTGGGCCACCTGGCAGACACCTTCGGCGGTGAGGTGGACACCGTTGCCGGTGTGGAGGCGCGGGGGTTCCTCCTCGCAGCCCCGCTCGCCGCTGTCCTCGGCTGCTCTCTGGTGGCGGTGCGGAAGGCGGGCAAGCTTCCGCCGCCCGTGCTGCGGACCAACTATCACCTGGAGTACGGAGAAGCGAGCATCGAGCTGTCTGAGGGCGCCGTCGCAGCCGGGGCCCGCGTGGCGGTGCTCGATGACGTGCTGGCCACCGGCGGCACCGCCGCGGCCACCTGCGAACTGCTGGAACGTGCGGGCGCCACCGTGACCGGTCTCGGGTTCCTGATCGAGCTGGCTGCGTTGCGTGGCCGGGAACAGCTGATCGGGCGCGTCGTCCATCCCTTGGTGAGCTACTGA
- the yajC gene encoding preprotein translocase subunit YajC: MDPTFLIILVVGLGALLFLNWRTRKQQQAKLSFRDHLTEGQEVQTIGGLIGTVVAIDGDVVTLESGPGTQLKFIKAALARLIEDDASDDAEQTDDAVEPEDEGSAPSSTDDPRNPAFETRDELKDIRRDDRI; the protein is encoded by the coding sequence ATGGATCCCACATTCCTGATCATCCTCGTCGTCGGACTGGGTGCTCTGCTGTTTCTCAACTGGCGCACGCGCAAGCAGCAACAGGCGAAGCTCTCCTTCCGGGACCACCTGACCGAGGGCCAGGAGGTGCAGACCATCGGCGGACTGATCGGGACGGTCGTGGCGATCGATGGCGACGTGGTCACCCTCGAGTCGGGACCGGGCACTCAGCTCAAGTTCATCAAGGCGGCTCTGGCGCGCCTGATCGAGGATGACGCGAGTGACGACGCTGAGCAGACCGATGACGCGGTGGAGCCCGAGGACGAGGGCTCAGCGCCCTCGAGCACGGACGATCCGCGCAATCCAGCGTTCGAGACCAGGGACGAGCTCAAGGACATCCGGCGCGACGACCGGATCTGA
- the ruvA gene encoding Holliday junction branch migration protein RuvA, with the protein MIASVSGRVAHVGLDACVLEAGGLGYRVHATPGTLAGLRDGSEATLATSLVVREDSMTLFGFADAEERDVFELVQTVSGVGPRLALAMLAVHSPDDLRRAVATEDLKALTLVPGIGQKGARRIILELGDRLGPAADGSPVVPAPSTGGGAARTDVVAALTGLGWAAKQAESAVDAVLAEESSAGADTGAVLRAALQHLGGGSRG; encoded by the coding sequence ATGATCGCGTCGGTGAGCGGTCGTGTCGCGCACGTCGGTCTGGATGCCTGCGTGCTCGAGGCAGGCGGGCTCGGGTACCGCGTGCACGCGACACCGGGAACACTGGCCGGCCTGCGCGATGGGTCCGAGGCCACCTTGGCGACCTCCCTGGTGGTGCGCGAGGACTCGATGACGCTGTTCGGCTTCGCCGACGCCGAGGAGCGTGACGTCTTCGAGCTGGTCCAGACCGTCAGTGGCGTCGGGCCACGGCTGGCCCTGGCGATGCTCGCCGTGCACAGCCCGGACGACCTACGCCGTGCGGTGGCGACCGAGGACCTGAAGGCGCTCACTCTGGTGCCCGGTATCGGGCAGAAGGGAGCGCGGCGGATCATCCTCGAGCTCGGCGATCGCCTGGGCCCGGCGGCAGACGGTTCACCCGTCGTGCCGGCACCGAGCACCGGCGGGGGCGCCGCTCGCACGGATGTGGTGGCCGCGCTCACCGGGCTGGGCTGGGCGGCCAAGCAGGCAGAGTCCGCCGTGGACGCCGTGCTCGCCGAGGAGTCCAGTGCAGGCGCGGACACGGGTGCGGTGCTCCGCGCCGCTCTGCAGCACCTCGGTGGTGGTAGCCGTGGCTGA
- the ruvC gene encoding crossover junction endodeoxyribonuclease RuvC, whose translation MSFRILGIDPGLTRCGLGVVDSGRGRDLRLIDVHVARTAPDDEPSARLHAIADEIDAWITRLEPDAMAVERVFAQHNVRTITGTAQVAGLAMVAASRAGVPVALHTPSEVKAAVTGNGRAEKAQVQEMVRRLLHLEKAPRPADAADALALAITHAWRAHAVGSVHSSGGAKQTAAQRAWARAEAQAQSAGRARSTVRSR comes from the coding sequence GTGAGTTTTCGGATCCTCGGCATCGACCCCGGCCTGACCCGGTGTGGTCTCGGCGTGGTTGACTCCGGCCGTGGACGCGACCTGCGACTCATCGATGTGCACGTGGCCCGTACCGCACCCGACGATGAGCCCAGTGCACGGCTGCATGCAATCGCGGACGAGATCGACGCCTGGATCACCCGGCTGGAACCGGATGCGATGGCCGTGGAGCGGGTGTTCGCCCAGCACAACGTGCGCACCATCACCGGGACCGCCCAGGTGGCCGGTCTGGCAATGGTGGCAGCGAGCCGTGCCGGTGTCCCGGTCGCCCTGCACACGCCGAGCGAGGTGAAGGCCGCGGTCACCGGGAACGGCCGCGCCGAGAAGGCGCAGGTGCAGGAGATGGTGCGCCGTCTGCTCCATCTCGAGAAGGCGCCCCGCCCGGCCGATGCGGCCGACGCACTCGCCCTGGCGATCACGCACGCGTGGCGAGCGCACGCCGTCGGATCGGTGCACTCCTCCGGTGGGGCGAAGCAGACGGCGGCACAACGCGCCTGGGCACGAGCGGAGGCGCAGGCGCAGTCGGCGGGTCGCGCGCGATCGACCGTGCGGAGCCGGTAG
- the secD gene encoding protein translocase subunit SecD, whose product MATRKRVHPVRTLIYLVVILGLVYGGLFASARWSDGDLTPDLALDLEGGTQLILQPTAEGGEVTDEQIEEAIRIMRQRVDASGVAEAEISSQGGENIVVGLPGNPSQETLDLVRRSAQMKFRVLLTEAGPGPIDPSALEAADDPEAEPADEPADPSQFTDAEIEEAARTAADQDGDGELSAEPATEPTSASDTAWITEQVLFDFYTLDCTDPANLAGAGGDDPDAPLVACAEDGTAKYILGPSELAGTEIATANSGLKTNEQGVVTNEYIVQITFTNAGGEVFADITERLAGLASTGQNRFAMVLDRLVISAPSVSQPIPGGEASIEGSTASPFTQEETQGLANQLNFGALPITFEVQSQDQISATLGAEQLERGVLAGLIGLALIAVYCLVQYRGLGLVTAASLLIAGLITYGAITGLSELIGYRLSLAGVAGLIVAIGITADSFIVYFERIRDEVREGRRLEDAVELGWARARRTILASDAVNLLAAVVLYSLAVGGVRGFAFTLGLTTFIDIIVVFLFTHPVMQLLVRTNFFGNGHRLSGLDPEHLGSKVPLYRGRGRVRSASEAGTPTIAERRRAAERAARAEREAEESGSAGDGDGHGEDAIETEASAGAGTKDGER is encoded by the coding sequence GTGGCTACACGCAAGCGGGTGCACCCCGTGCGCACATTGATCTACCTCGTCGTCATCCTGGGCCTGGTGTACGGAGGCTTGTTTGCCTCCGCCAGATGGTCCGACGGCGACCTGACGCCGGACCTCGCCCTGGACCTCGAAGGGGGGACGCAGCTCATCCTGCAGCCCACTGCAGAAGGCGGTGAGGTCACGGATGAGCAGATCGAGGAAGCGATCCGCATCATGCGCCAGCGCGTGGATGCCAGCGGGGTGGCTGAGGCGGAGATCTCCAGCCAGGGTGGCGAGAACATCGTGGTCGGCCTGCCGGGCAATCCCAGCCAGGAGACGCTGGACCTGGTGCGGCGCAGTGCGCAGATGAAGTTCCGGGTGCTGCTCACCGAGGCCGGGCCCGGTCCGATCGACCCGTCGGCGCTGGAAGCCGCCGACGATCCCGAGGCGGAACCGGCGGACGAGCCGGCCGATCCGAGCCAGTTCACCGACGCCGAGATCGAGGAGGCGGCGCGCACCGCCGCCGATCAGGACGGCGACGGCGAGCTCTCCGCGGAGCCTGCGACCGAACCCACCAGCGCCTCGGACACGGCGTGGATCACCGAGCAGGTGCTCTTCGACTTCTACACCCTCGACTGCACCGACCCCGCGAACCTGGCCGGTGCCGGTGGCGACGATCCGGACGCTCCCCTGGTGGCATGTGCTGAGGACGGTACGGCCAAGTACATCCTCGGCCCGTCCGAACTGGCAGGCACCGAGATCGCCACCGCGAACTCGGGCCTGAAGACGAACGAGCAGGGCGTGGTCACGAACGAGTACATCGTGCAGATCACCTTCACGAACGCCGGTGGCGAGGTGTTCGCGGACATCACCGAGCGACTCGCTGGGCTGGCCAGCACCGGGCAGAACCGGTTCGCCATGGTGCTGGACCGCCTGGTCATCTCGGCCCCCAGCGTGAGCCAGCCGATCCCGGGTGGTGAGGCATCGATCGAGGGGAGTACAGCCAGCCCGTTCACCCAGGAGGAGACCCAGGGGCTGGCCAATCAGCTGAACTTCGGCGCACTCCCGATCACCTTTGAGGTGCAGAGCCAGGATCAGATCTCCGCCACGCTCGGCGCTGAGCAGCTCGAACGGGGGGTGCTGGCCGGGCTGATCGGACTCGCCCTCATCGCCGTGTACTGCCTCGTGCAGTATCGCGGACTGGGTCTGGTCACCGCGGCGAGCCTGCTGATCGCAGGACTCATCACGTACGGGGCGATCACCGGGCTCTCAGAGTTGATCGGATACCGTCTCTCGCTCGCAGGGGTGGCGGGGCTGATCGTCGCGATCGGTATCACGGCCGACTCCTTCATCGTGTACTTCGAACGCATCAGGGACGAGGTCCGTGAGGGCCGGCGCCTGGAGGACGCGGTTGAGCTCGGCTGGGCACGGGCACGGCGCACCATCCTGGCCTCGGACGCCGTCAACCTGCTCGCTGCTGTCGTGCTGTACTCCCTGGCCGTCGGGGGAGTGCGTGGCTTCGCGTTCACCCTGGGGCTGACCACCTTCATCGACATCATCGTGGTGTTCCTGTTCACCCACCCGGTGATGCAACTGCTGGTGCGGACGAATTTCTTCGGCAATGGCCACCGGCTCTCCGGACTCGATCCGGAACACCTCGGTTCCAAGGTGCCGCTCTACCGCGGCCGGGGCCGGGTACGCAGCGCATCGGAAGCCGGTACCCCGACCATCGCTGAACGTCGGCGGGCCGCCGAGAGGGCGGCCCGGGCCGAGCGTGAAGCGGAAGAATCCGGTTCCGCCGGCGATGGGGACGGTCACGGTGAGGACGCGATCGAGACAGAAGCTTCCGCGGGTGCGGGAACCAAGGACGGTGAGCGGTGA
- the ruvB gene encoding Holliday junction branch migration DNA helicase RuvB codes for MAEHEDHLLAAEADELDRAAEAALRPRRLDEFIGQPVVRDQLSLVLDAANARSKPPDHVLLAGPPGLGKTTLAMIIAGEVGGSLKITSGPAVQHAGDLAAILSSVQEQDVLFIDEIHRLARPAEEMLYLAMEDFRVDVVVGKGPGATAIPLTLPPFTVVGATTRSGLLPAPLRDRFGFTAHMDFYSEAELELVLTRSARLLGAELQPEAATQIASRARGTPRIANRLLRRVQDWAQVRGTGALDLDAAMAALDVFEVDRRGLDRLDRAVLRALCERFGGGPTGLTTVAVAVGEEPETVETVAEPFLVREGLMVRTPRGRVATAAAFSHLGLTPPTSPGMLWE; via the coding sequence GTGGCTGAGCACGAGGACCACCTGCTCGCGGCCGAGGCCGACGAGCTGGACCGCGCGGCTGAAGCGGCGTTGCGGCCGCGGCGGCTCGACGAGTTCATCGGTCAGCCGGTGGTCCGCGACCAGCTGTCCCTCGTGCTCGACGCCGCCAATGCGCGTTCCAAACCGCCCGACCACGTGTTGCTCGCCGGTCCACCCGGGCTCGGTAAGACGACCCTGGCGATGATCATCGCCGGCGAGGTGGGCGGTTCGCTGAAGATCACTTCAGGTCCGGCCGTTCAGCATGCCGGCGACCTGGCGGCCATCCTGTCATCGGTGCAGGAGCAGGATGTGCTCTTCATCGACGAGATCCATCGATTGGCCCGGCCCGCCGAGGAGATGCTCTACCTCGCGATGGAGGATTTCCGGGTCGATGTGGTGGTGGGCAAGGGACCGGGGGCCACCGCGATTCCCCTCACCTTGCCGCCGTTCACGGTGGTCGGTGCGACCACCCGGTCCGGACTGCTGCCTGCACCGTTGCGCGACCGGTTCGGTTTCACCGCTCACATGGACTTCTACTCCGAGGCAGAGCTCGAGCTGGTGCTCACCCGCTCGGCCCGGCTGCTCGGCGCGGAGCTGCAGCCCGAGGCCGCCACCCAGATCGCCTCTCGCGCACGCGGAACGCCACGGATCGCGAACCGGCTGCTGCGCCGCGTGCAGGACTGGGCACAGGTGCGTGGCACGGGGGCCCTCGACCTGGACGCCGCGATGGCGGCCCTGGACGTCTTCGAAGTGGACCGACGGGGGCTGGACCGGCTTGACCGAGCCGTCCTGCGCGCCCTGTGCGAACGCTTCGGGGGCGGTCCCACGGGCCTGACCACGGTGGCTGTCGCCGTCGGGGAAGAACCGGAGACGGTGGAGACGGTCGCTGAACCGTTCTTGGTGCGGGAGGGGCTCATGGTGCGTACGCCACGTGGGCGCGTCGCGACCGCGGCGGCCTTCAGCCACCTCGGTCTCACCCCACCCACCTCACCCGGGATGCTCTGGGAATGA